From a region of the Thiorhodovibrio winogradskyi genome:
- a CDS encoding AAA family ATPase, with the protein MNNKVNFFVGENGSGKSTLLEAIAEICGFNPEGGSRDHHRAAFAERSELAQALRLSWMPRTTEHRDALEQLWTL; encoded by the coding sequence TTGAATAACAAGGTTAACTTTTTCGTTGGAGAAAACGGCAGCGGAAAGTCTACTCTCCTTGAAGCAATCGCTGAGATCTGCGGTTTTAATCCCGAAGGTGGCAGCCGTGACCACCACCGAGCGGCATTCGCCGAGCGGTCCGAACTCGCGCAGGCGCTGCGGCTGTCCTGGATGCCGCGGACGACCGAGCACCGCGATGCCCTGGAACAGCTGTGGACGCTGTAG
- a CDS encoding efflux RND transporter permease subunit produces the protein MNIAAATLEKRTIAWLACLLLLIGGWISYQGLGRFEDPEFVIREAVIVTPYPGALPTEVAEEVTDVIEGAAQQLQEVKEITSVSSMGLSRVKVEIELPFARSRDQLEQVWDKPRRKIADAARELPPGAGPPVVNDDFGDVYALFFAVTGDGYSLEQIRDYVEILERELVLVPGVARVATLGAPRDAIYVEIAAARAAQLGISQARIDAALREHNAVSAAGDLEVGPQRIRIVPKGAADSVAAIGNIVLGAGGGDQLIFLKDVAEIRLGLVEPPSVLVGYDGQPAISLGVSNVAGGNVVAMGDAVRARLDELESQRPVGMMLNIVSYQSDSVREAVNGFVWNLIAALVIVIGVLVLFMGLRSGIIVGIVLLLTVAGSLIAMYLDDIAMQRISLGALIIALGMLVDNAIVVTDGILVRLRRGEERRTAAIAVVQATQWPLLGGTAVGILAFSAIGLSPTDMGEYAGSLFWVILYSMLLSWLLAVTITPLLCVELLKVKAADPTQAQRQPVLDRYRALLRTLLRHRLGTGLALLALLAAGVVGFGFVSPGFMPESARPQFVVDLYLPQGTDIETTAAELAEVEERVRAKPGVTHATRFVGQGGLRFMLTYAPEEPNSAYGQLLVDVDDFRRINPLVAELQEELGAAHPDAAIKVWKFMLGRGGGKKIEAAFRGPDPAVLRQLAEEAKAIMAADPGAIAVQDDWREKVAVLRPEIDLVAAERAGVDASQISAALNRAFSGTPVGVYREGDTLVPIIARAPLTERDEAAALNNVQVQSPTAGRYLPVGQLIKGTDLEWVDAIVRRVDRFPTLKAQADPLPGALSGPLLERLKPSIEAIALAPGYALEWHGEDKASREANAGLALSAPYGFAAMILAVVVMFNALRQPLVIWLTVPLAIVGVAIGLLLFQVPFEFMAILGFLSLIGMLVKNAIVLVDEADVERQAGAPGLAPVLNAAAGRARPVVLGALTTILGVAPLLLDPFFKSMAVTIMFGLAFATLLTLIVVPLLYAVLFRMSDPVPA, from the coding sequence ATGAACATCGCTGCCGCGACGCTCGAGAAGCGTACCATCGCCTGGCTCGCCTGCCTGCTGCTGTTGATCGGCGGCTGGATCAGCTATCAGGGGCTCGGCCGTTTCGAGGATCCGGAGTTCGTCATCCGCGAGGCGGTCATCGTCACTCCCTATCCGGGCGCACTGCCAACCGAGGTGGCCGAGGAGGTCACCGATGTGATCGAGGGCGCCGCGCAGCAGTTGCAGGAGGTCAAGGAGATCACCTCGGTCTCCAGCATGGGGCTGTCGCGGGTCAAGGTGGAGATCGAACTACCCTTCGCACGCAGCCGCGACCAACTGGAGCAGGTCTGGGACAAGCCGCGGCGCAAGATCGCCGACGCCGCGCGCGAGCTGCCGCCCGGCGCCGGGCCGCCGGTGGTCAACGACGACTTCGGCGACGTCTACGCGCTCTTCTTTGCCGTCACCGGCGACGGCTACTCGCTCGAGCAGATCCGCGACTATGTCGAGATCCTAGAGCGCGAGCTGGTGCTGGTGCCCGGCGTGGCCCGAGTCGCGACCCTGGGCGCGCCGCGCGACGCCATCTATGTCGAGATCGCCGCTGCCCGCGCTGCGCAACTCGGCATCAGCCAGGCTCGGATCGATGCCGCGCTGCGTGAGCATAATGCCGTGTCAGCGGCAGGTGATCTCGAGGTCGGCCCGCAGCGTATCCGCATCGTCCCCAAGGGCGCTGCCGACTCGGTGGCCGCGATCGGCAACATCGTCCTCGGCGCGGGCGGTGGCGATCAACTGATTTTCCTCAAAGATGTGGCCGAGATCCGCCTTGGCCTGGTCGAGCCGCCATCGGTGTTGGTTGGCTACGACGGCCAGCCGGCGATCAGCCTCGGCGTTTCCAATGTCGCCGGCGGCAATGTGGTCGCCATGGGCGATGCGGTGCGCGCGCGGCTCGATGAGCTGGAGTCGCAGCGGCCAGTCGGGATGATGCTCAACATCGTCTCCTACCAATCCGATTCAGTGCGCGAGGCGGTCAACGGCTTCGTCTGGAATTTGATCGCGGCGCTGGTCATCGTCATCGGCGTGCTGGTGCTCTTCATGGGGCTGCGCAGCGGCATCATCGTTGGCATCGTGCTCTTGCTGACCGTGGCCGGCTCCCTGATCGCGATGTACCTGGACGACATCGCCATGCAACGGATCTCGCTCGGCGCGCTGATCATCGCCCTGGGCATGCTGGTCGACAACGCCATCGTCGTCACCGACGGCATCCTGGTGCGACTGCGGCGCGGCGAGGAGCGGCGCACGGCGGCCATCGCGGTGGTTCAGGCGACCCAGTGGCCGCTGCTCGGTGGCACCGCGGTCGGCATCCTCGCCTTCAGCGCGATCGGGCTCTCGCCGACCGACATGGGCGAGTACGCCGGCTCGCTGTTCTGGGTGATCCTCTACTCGATGCTGCTGAGCTGGCTGCTGGCGGTGACCATCACGCCGCTGCTGTGCGTCGAGCTGCTCAAGGTCAAGGCGGCCGACCCGACGCAGGCGCAACGCCAGCCGGTGCTCGATCGCTACCGCGCCCTGCTGCGGACGCTGCTGCGCCATCGGCTCGGCACCGGACTCGCGCTGCTGGCGCTGCTGGCGGCGGGTGTCGTCGGCTTCGGCTTCGTCTCGCCGGGCTTCATGCCGGAGTCTGCACGGCCGCAGTTCGTCGTCGATCTCTACCTGCCGCAGGGCACCGACATCGAGACCACGGCGGCCGAGCTGGCCGAGGTGGAAGAGCGCGTTCGCGCCAAGCCCGGCGTGACCCATGCCACGCGCTTCGTCGGCCAGGGCGGGCTGCGCTTCATGCTCACCTATGCCCCCGAGGAGCCGAACAGCGCCTATGGCCAGCTGCTAGTCGACGTGGACGACTTTCGCCGCATCAACCCGCTGGTCGCCGAGCTGCAAGAGGAGCTGGGCGCGGCGCACCCGGACGCCGCGATCAAGGTCTGGAAGTTCATGCTCGGGCGCGGTGGCGGCAAGAAGATCGAAGCCGCCTTCCGCGGGCCGGACCCGGCGGTGCTGCGCCAGCTCGCCGAGGAGGCCAAGGCGATCATGGCCGCGGACCCGGGCGCGATCGCGGTACAGGACGACTGGCGCGAGAAGGTGGCGGTGCTGCGCCCGGAGATTGATCTAGTGGCCGCTGAGCGCGCCGGAGTCGATGCCAGCCAAATCAGCGCCGCGCTGAATCGCGCCTTCAGCGGCACGCCGGTCGGGGTCTATCGCGAGGGGGACACCCTGGTGCCAATCATCGCCCGCGCGCCGCTGACGGAGCGCGATGAGGCCGCCGCGCTGAACAATGTCCAGGTCCAAAGCCCGACCGCCGGGCGCTACCTGCCGGTCGGCCAGCTGATCAAGGGGACTGATCTGGAATGGGTGGACGCCATCGTGCGCCGGGTTGATCGTTTCCCAACCCTCAAGGCGCAGGCCGATCCCTTACCGGGCGCGCTGTCCGGGCCGCTGCTGGAGCGGCTCAAACCGTCGATCGAGGCCATCGCGCTAGCACCGGGCTACGCGCTGGAATGGCATGGCGAGGACAAGGCCTCGCGCGAGGCCAATGCCGGCCTCGCGCTCTCGGCGCCTTACGGCTTCGCGGCGATGATCCTGGCCGTGGTGGTGATGTTCAACGCGCTGCGCCAGCCGCTGGTGATCTGGCTCACGGTGCCGCTGGCCATCGTCGGCGTGGCCATTGGCCTGCTGCTGTTCCAGGTGCCGTTCGAGTTCATGGCCATCCTCGGCTTCCTGAGCCTGATCGGGATGTTGGTCAAGAACGCCATCGTACTGGTCGACGAGGCCGATGTGGAGCGCCAGGCCGGCGCCCCAGGGCTCGCGCCGGTGCTCAATGCCGCTGCTGGCCGCGCGCGGCCGGTGGTGCTGGGCGCCCTGACCACCATCCTCGGCGTTGCGCCGCTGCTGCTGGACCCCTTCTTCAAGAGCATGGCGGTCACCATCATGTTCGGCCTGGCCTTTGCGACCCTGCTGACTCTGATCGTGGTGCCGCTCTTGTATGCCGTGCTCTTTCGGATGAGCGACCCTGTGCCCGCCTGA
- a CDS encoding slipin family protein, producing the protein MKIPGTKRQVVAQYQRALLLKHGQLRRVLGAGVHRWLDPAGALECVLYDLSTPELAHPHADVFRHESAEIWNAWVDTVETGAREAGLVYLDGRLSQVIPPLERRFFWQGPIAVRVERVDLSADPAVDAALVPQLLPRRRVSGQAALAAGLRRSLPGTTGVDPKPDFREHLLEAEVADHQSGLLLQDGRLLRTLVPGLHVFWNFARDLQVEVTDLRLQELEVQGQEILTRDKVSLRINLSAQYRVADPVRVRAGLPKYRDFLYRELQFGLRQAVGARTLDELLEQKGATEQGVLAAIRERAEPHGILVDALGIKDVILPGEMKQIMNQVVEAEKAAQANLIRRREETAATRSLLNTAKLMEHNPLLLRLKELEALERVTERVGSLTLFGGTESLLQGLVRIEAPKV; encoded by the coding sequence ATGAAGATTCCAGGAACCAAGCGACAGGTCGTCGCTCAGTATCAGCGCGCCTTGCTGCTGAAGCATGGGCAGCTGCGTCGGGTACTCGGGGCGGGCGTCCATCGTTGGCTGGACCCGGCCGGGGCGCTTGAGTGCGTGCTTTACGATTTGAGCACGCCCGAGTTGGCACATCCTCATGCCGATGTCTTTCGCCACGAGTCCGCCGAGATCTGGAACGCCTGGGTGGATACTGTCGAAACCGGTGCCCGCGAGGCCGGCCTGGTCTATCTCGACGGGCGTTTGAGCCAGGTCATTCCGCCACTCGAGCGCCGCTTCTTCTGGCAGGGGCCAATCGCGGTGCGGGTGGAGCGCGTTGATTTGAGCGCTGATCCGGCCGTGGACGCCGCGCTGGTGCCACAGTTGCTGCCGCGGCGTCGAGTGAGTGGTCAGGCAGCGCTGGCGGCCGGTTTGCGACGGAGTTTACCAGGCACCACGGGCGTCGATCCAAAACCGGACTTTCGCGAGCATCTGCTCGAGGCCGAGGTGGCGGATCACCAGAGCGGGCTCCTGCTGCAGGACGGGCGGCTACTGCGCACCCTGGTGCCTGGGCTGCACGTTTTCTGGAACTTCGCCCGCGATTTGCAGGTGGAGGTAACAGACCTGCGTTTGCAGGAGCTTGAGGTGCAGGGGCAGGAGATCCTGACGCGGGATAAGGTGAGCCTGCGCATCAACCTGAGCGCCCAGTACCGGGTCGCCGATCCGGTGCGGGTGCGCGCGGGACTGCCGAAGTATCGCGACTTTCTGTACCGGGAGTTGCAGTTCGGTCTGCGTCAGGCGGTTGGCGCGCGCACGCTCGACGAACTGCTGGAGCAGAAGGGCGCGACCGAGCAGGGTGTGTTGGCGGCGATTCGCGAGCGCGCCGAGCCACATGGAATCCTGGTCGACGCGCTCGGGATCAAGGACGTGATCTTGCCCGGCGAGATGAAGCAGATCATGAACCAGGTGGTGGAGGCAGAGAAGGCGGCGCAAGCCAACCTGATCCGTCGGCGCGAGGAGACAGCCGCGACTCGCTCCCTGCTGAACACTGCCAAGCTAATGGAGCACAACCCCTTGTTGCTGCGCCTGAAGGAGCTTGAGGCGCTGGAACGGGTGACCGAGCGTGTCGGCAGCCTGACCCTGTTCGGCGGGACCGAGTCCCTGCTGCAGGGACTGGTGCGGATCGAGGCGCCCAAGGTCTGA
- a CDS encoding propionyl-CoA synthetase gives MNYQDSYDLARTQPAVFWGQAAEAIDWNQPWERVLDDSNPPFYRWFSGGQLNTCHNAVDRHVAAGRGEQAAIIHDSPVTGTKARISYAELQDQVARCAGMLRDLGVTQGDRVILYMPMIPETLVGMLACARIGAVHSVVFGGFSARELATRIDDAKPKVILAGSCGIEPSRVVAYKPLLDAAIDQSSHKPERCVILQREQGPAELLPERDLDWAETVATASPAECVPVAATDPLYILYTSGTTGIPKGVVRDNGGHAVAMVWSMRHVYGMEPGEVFWAASDVGWVVGHSYIVYAPLLHGCTTVLYEGKPVGTPDAGAFWRVIEEHGVSVLFTAPTAFRAIKRDDPEAKHLGHYSLDKFRALFLAGERCDPNTLEWARDKLKVPVIDHWWQTETGWAIAANCLGLEQLPIKPGSPTKPVPGFDVQVLDDEGEPVAPGTIGRIMIRLPMPPGCLPSLWGPSGRGDERFVQSYLSAQPGYYLSGDAGYFDEDGYLFVMSRIDDIINVAGHRLSTGAMEGVLANHPAVAECAVIGAADALKGELPVGLVVLKAGIDATPETLKTELIALVREQIGPVAAFKSVIIVERLPKTRSGKILRGTMKSLADGTPYRAPATIDDPAILGEIEQALRDSGYGGMASS, from the coding sequence GTGAATTATCAAGACAGCTATGATCTGGCCCGCACGCAGCCAGCGGTTTTCTGGGGCCAGGCGGCTGAGGCGATCGACTGGAACCAGCCCTGGGAGCGGGTGCTTGATGACAGCAACCCGCCATTCTATCGCTGGTTCAGCGGCGGCCAACTCAACACCTGCCATAACGCGGTCGACCGCCATGTCGCGGCCGGGCGTGGCGAGCAGGCCGCGATCATTCATGACAGCCCCGTCACTGGCACCAAGGCGCGCATCAGCTATGCCGAGTTGCAAGACCAGGTCGCGCGCTGCGCCGGCATGCTGCGCGATCTGGGCGTCACCCAGGGCGACCGGGTCATCCTCTACATGCCCATGATCCCCGAGACCCTCGTCGGCATGCTCGCCTGCGCGCGCATCGGCGCGGTGCACTCGGTGGTTTTCGGCGGTTTCTCGGCGCGCGAGCTGGCCACCCGCATCGATGACGCCAAGCCCAAGGTCATCCTCGCCGGCTCCTGCGGCATCGAGCCCAGCCGCGTCGTGGCCTACAAGCCGCTGCTCGACGCCGCCATCGACCAGAGCAGCCACAAGCCAGAGCGCTGCGTCATCCTGCAACGCGAGCAGGGACCGGCCGAGCTGCTGCCGGAGCGCGACCTCGACTGGGCCGAGACCGTCGCCACCGCCAGCCCGGCTGAGTGCGTGCCGGTCGCCGCGACCGACCCGCTCTATATTCTCTACACCTCGGGCACCACTGGCATCCCCAAGGGCGTGGTGCGCGACAATGGCGGCCATGCGGTGGCCATGGTCTGGAGCATGCGCCATGTCTATGGCATGGAGCCAGGCGAGGTGTTCTGGGCCGCATCCGATGTTGGCTGGGTGGTGGGACATTCCTACATCGTCTACGCACCCCTGCTCCATGGCTGCACCACGGTGCTCTACGAGGGCAAGCCGGTCGGCACCCCGGATGCCGGCGCCTTCTGGCGGGTGATCGAGGAACACGGCGTTTCGGTGCTCTTCACCGCGCCCACGGCGTTCCGCGCCATTAAGCGTGATGACCCCGAGGCCAAGCACCTTGGGCACTACAGCCTGGACAAGTTTCGCGCGCTCTTCCTCGCTGGCGAGCGCTGCGATCCCAATACATTGGAATGGGCACGGGATAAGCTCAAGGTGCCGGTCATCGACCACTGGTGGCAGACCGAGACCGGTTGGGCCATCGCCGCCAATTGCCTGGGACTCGAGCAGCTTCCAATCAAGCCCGGCTCACCCACCAAGCCGGTGCCTGGGTTCGATGTGCAAGTGCTCGACGACGAAGGCGAGCCGGTCGCGCCCGGCACCATCGGCCGCATCATGATCCGCCTGCCCATGCCACCCGGATGCCTGCCAAGCCTTTGGGGCCCATCGGGTCGCGGGGACGAACGTTTCGTGCAGTCCTATCTGTCCGCGCAACCGGGTTATTACCTCAGCGGCGATGCCGGCTACTTCGACGAAGACGGCTACCTGTTTGTCATGAGCCGCATTGACGACATCATCAATGTCGCCGGCCACCGGCTTTCGACTGGCGCCATGGAGGGGGTGCTCGCGAATCATCCGGCGGTGGCCGAATGCGCCGTGATCGGAGCCGCTGATGCGCTCAAGGGCGAGCTGCCCGTCGGTCTGGTGGTGCTCAAGGCCGGCATCGACGCGACCCCCGAGACCCTAAAGACCGAACTTATCGCCCTGGTGCGGGAGCAGATCGGCCCGGTGGCCGCCTTCAAGAGCGTCATCATCGTCGAGCGCCTGCCCAAGACCCGCTCTGGCAAAATCCTGCGCGGCACCATGAAGAGCCTGGCGGACGGCACCCCTTATCGAGCGCCGGCCACTATTGATGATCCGGCCATTCTCGGCGAGATCGAGCAGGCGCTGCGCGACAGTGGCTATGGCGGCATGGCCTCAAGCTGA
- a CDS encoding ParA family protein, which produces MPEIIVVTNRKGGSGKTTTAINLAAEFAARDHRVLLIDLDTQGHCAIGLGVQRDDSQPSVHGFFLERSAEALRAAIVTTPYKRLDLAPADTEFEHDRTPHEDDILRNALAAPDLQARYDRILIDCPPSLDRLLLNALTAANWAMIPFLPHPLAAEGARALARVFFRVAMSTNAELRLLGLLPIMLDRRIGQHKRVLEQLGSQFGPERIFNGIRNDIKLAEAFAAGQPVRNHAPRSRGRADYRALTDLLEERLAPAFSDGEKGDNRA; this is translated from the coding sequence ATGCCCGAGATCATCGTCGTCACCAACCGCAAGGGCGGCTCCGGCAAGACCACCACCGCCATTAACCTGGCGGCGGAATTCGCCGCGCGCGACCACCGGGTGCTGCTGATCGACCTCGATACCCAGGGCCACTGCGCCATCGGCCTTGGCGTACAACGCGACGACAGCCAGCCCAGCGTGCATGGCTTTTTCCTCGAGCGCTCGGCGGAGGCCCTGCGCGCGGCCATCGTCACCACTCCCTACAAAAGGCTTGATCTGGCCCCGGCGGATACTGAATTCGAGCACGATCGCACCCCACACGAGGACGATATCCTGCGCAACGCCCTGGCCGCGCCCGATTTGCAAGCGCGCTACGACCGCATCCTAATCGATTGCCCGCCCTCGCTCGATCGCCTGTTGCTCAATGCGCTCACCGCCGCCAACTGGGCCATGATCCCTTTCCTGCCCCATCCACTCGCCGCCGAGGGCGCGCGGGCACTCGCCCGAGTCTTCTTTCGCGTCGCCATGAGCACCAACGCCGAACTGCGCCTGCTCGGCCTGCTGCCCATCATGCTCGACCGCCGCATCGGCCAACACAAACGCGTGCTAGAACAACTCGGCAGCCAATTCGGCCCCGAGCGCATCTTCAATGGCATCCGTAACGACATTAAACTCGCCGAGGCCTTCGCCGCCGGCCAACCGGTGCGCAACCACGCCCCGCGCAGCCGCGGCCGCGCCGACTACCGCGCCCTGACCGATCTGCTTGAGGAGCGGCTGGCGCCGGCATTTAGCGATGGCGAAAAGGGTGACAACCGCGCTTGA
- a CDS encoding response regulator — protein MSHVLVVEDDDIFRAMMEEMLRRDGHQVRTASNGAKALIEIERQAPELIITDILMPEKDGIELITELSQRDSSVPIIAVSGGRRAISQDFNLESARLMGVKVTLPKPFTREQLREAITAALA, from the coding sequence ATGAGCCACGTGCTGGTCGTCGAAGACGACGACATTTTTCGCGCCATGATGGAAGAGATGCTGCGTCGCGACGGGCATCAGGTGCGCACGGCCAGTAACGGCGCCAAGGCCCTGATCGAGATTGAGCGCCAGGCGCCGGAGCTGATCATCACAGATATTCTGATGCCGGAAAAAGACGGCATCGAGCTGATCACCGAGCTATCCCAGCGTGACAGCTCGGTGCCCATCATCGCCGTCTCGGGCGGACGCCGCGCCATCAGCCAGGACTTCAATCTCGAATCCGCGCGCCTGATGGGGGTGAAGGTCACCCTGCCCAAGCCCTTCACCCGCGAACAGCTGCGCGAGGCCATCACCGCCGCGCTTGCCTGA
- a CDS encoding sensor histidine kinase, whose protein sequence is MSDSVNTAATMLMGNTAAPTDHLQGTESDQQSLARRYAALLHRAVFARDAQSTEDALAAAANLGRDLMARDVPLEEIGEMHHEALSLLAREHPELTLAEVAGRVTMPLIEVSMAYSLAFRQQLEQRAQAAVNARLEQSRRLEAIGTLAAGIAHDFNNLLGSIIGFSDLIGDDLPADSSGQRYLELVQQASFRARDLISRMLTFAREMSDHPEPVELVALIQDTLKLLQASLPPGIALSYESPLEHAWVLAEASQLQQIVMNLCINAADAMSNEHGSIRIGLELAPAHHASHQATAPPLHLSVSDDGEGMSAELRERVFDPFFTTKEPGKGSGLGLSVVHGLVGKLGGRIDLQSTPGQGSRFIIELPQLPPEASGSHAETTP, encoded by the coding sequence ATGTCTGATTCCGTTAACACAGCCGCCACCATGCTCATGGGTAACACGGCCGCCCCTACGGACCACCTCCAGGGAACTGAATCCGACCAGCAAAGCCTGGCGCGCCGCTACGCCGCCCTGCTGCATCGCGCCGTCTTCGCGCGCGATGCCCAGAGCACCGAAGACGCCCTGGCCGCCGCCGCCAACCTCGGCCGCGACCTGATGGCGCGCGACGTGCCGCTGGAGGAAATCGGCGAAATGCACCACGAGGCGCTCAGCCTGCTCGCGCGCGAGCACCCCGAGCTGACCCTGGCCGAGGTCGCCGGGCGTGTCACCATGCCGCTGATCGAGGTCTCCATGGCCTACAGCCTGGCCTTCCGCCAGCAACTGGAGCAACGCGCTCAGGCGGCGGTCAACGCGCGCCTGGAGCAATCCCGACGGCTCGAGGCCATCGGCACCCTGGCCGCCGGCATCGCGCATGATTTCAACAACCTGCTCGGCAGCATCATCGGCTTCAGCGACCTGATCGGCGATGATCTGCCCGCCGACAGCAGCGGCCAGCGCTATCTGGAGCTAGTGCAACAGGCCAGCTTCCGCGCCCGCGATCTCATCTCTCGCATGTTGACCTTCGCGCGCGAAATGTCCGACCATCCCGAGCCGGTCGAACTGGTGGCCCTGATCCAAGACACCCTGAAACTGCTGCAAGCCTCGCTGCCACCAGGCATCGCGCTCAGCTACGAGAGCCCTCTTGAGCACGCATGGGTGCTGGCCGAAGCCAGCCAGTTGCAGCAAATCGTGATGAATTTGTGCATTAACGCCGCTGACGCCATGAGCAACGAGCACGGCAGCATCCGCATCGGCCTCGAACTGGCCCCCGCGCACCACGCCAGCCATCAGGCCACGGCGCCGCCCCTGCATCTCAGCGTCAGCGACGACGGCGAGGGCATGAGCGCCGAACTGCGCGAGCGCGTTTTCGATCCCTTCTTCACCACCAAGGAACCCGGCAAGGGCAGCGGCCTGGGCCTCTCGGTGGTGCACGGACTGGTTGGAAAACTCGGTGGCCGCATCGATCTACAGAGCACGCCCGGTCAGGGCTCCCGCTTCATCATTGAACTGCCACAACTACCACCGGAGGCATCCGGATCTCACGCGGAGACAACACCATGA
- a CDS encoding SpoIIE family protein phosphatase, whose amino-acid sequence MALITRSQSEADRAHLDAAVDAGVSVNAGAGTELGTGAQTRTLGTNLSSALRPLPGESACGDQLDAWLIDTGLRLAVADGLGHGPEAQRAAVTALDELRQASPGLELAELFARCDQALIGTRGVALAVVDVRPDAGQVLHASVGNVRTLLIHQDKVRRLGGARGIVGAGFRALRPERFVLAPGDWLVLYSDGIAENADLATALAEADLEPDPNHVPENSLASRLLARWASDRDDASLLLYRHV is encoded by the coding sequence ATGGCGCTGATCACAAGGTCACAATCGGAAGCTGATCGCGCCCACCTGGACGCCGCTGTCGATGCTGGTGTCAGCGTCAATGCCGGTGCGGGTACCGAACTCGGTACGGGCGCCCAAACCCGCACCCTGGGCACCAATCTGAGCAGCGCCCTGCGTCCGCTCCCAGGCGAGTCGGCCTGCGGTGACCAACTCGACGCCTGGCTGATCGACACCGGGCTGCGCCTGGCAGTGGCCGATGGCCTGGGCCATGGTCCCGAGGCCCAGCGCGCCGCCGTTACCGCGCTGGATGAACTGCGCCAGGCTAGCCCTGGGCTGGAACTGGCCGAGCTGTTCGCGCGTTGCGATCAAGCATTGATCGGTACCCGCGGCGTGGCGCTGGCGGTGGTCGATGTGCGGCCGGATGCTGGGCAGGTACTGCACGCGAGCGTCGGCAATGTGCGCACCCTGCTGATTCATCAAGATAAAGTGCGGCGTCTTGGCGGTGCGCGCGGCATCGTCGGCGCCGGCTTTCGCGCCCTGCGCCCGGAGCGCTTCGTGCTCGCCCCCGGCGACTGGCTGGTGCTCTACTCCGACGGCATCGCCGAAAATGCCGATCTCGCCACCGCGCTTGCCGAGGCAGACCTAGAGCCTGACCCCAATCACGTTCCCGAGAACAGCCTCGCCAGCCGACTGCTCGCGCGCTGGGCCAGCGACCGCGACGACGCCAGTCTGCTGCTTTACCGTCATGTCTGA
- a CDS encoding ATP-binding protein gives MTEPPKAVAPFTPTWLVVDAEADVAAACRAARTAAERLDFSRAAAYEIATATSELASNLLLHAGGGRLRLATALAPSTTGARLGLEVCALDQGPGITDLAAALREGHSTAGGLGCGLSGARRLMDGFRIASRPGRGTCVRVIKWR, from the coding sequence GTGACGGAGCCACCCAAGGCAGTAGCGCCTTTCACGCCGACCTGGTTGGTGGTGGATGCCGAGGCCGATGTCGCCGCCGCCTGTCGAGCCGCGCGCACCGCCGCCGAGCGGTTGGATTTCAGCCGCGCCGCCGCCTATGAAATCGCCACCGCCACCTCCGAGCTGGCCTCCAATCTGCTGCTGCATGCCGGCGGCGGGCGCCTGCGCTTGGCCACGGCACTCGCCCCAAGCACAACGGGCGCGCGCCTGGGACTGGAAGTCTGCGCCCTCGACCAGGGCCCCGGCATCACCGATCTCGCGGCCGCCCTGCGCGAAGGCCATAGCACCGCCGGCGGCCTTGGCTGCGGTCTGTCCGGCGCGCGCCGCCTGATGGACGGCTTTCGCATCGCCTCGCGGCCTGGACGCGGCACCTGTGTGCGGGTGATCAAATGGCGCTGA
- a CDS encoding anti-sigma regulatory factor yields MSEPLPARSVAIADASDIVTARRVARELCEALGLGKADQTRLATAVSELTRNVIQYAGSGTCVIEDASDAAQRRARVLVEDQGPGIPDLQLALSDGYSTSGGLGAGLPGTRRLVDDFHIESEPGRTRVTIALAKPR; encoded by the coding sequence ATGTCTGAGCCGCTGCCCGCGCGCAGCGTCGCCATCGCCGATGCCAGCGACATCGTCACCGCCCGCCGTGTCGCGCGCGAGCTATGCGAGGCCCTGGGTCTGGGCAAGGCGGATCAGACCCGCCTGGCCACCGCCGTCTCCGAGCTGACGCGCAATGTCATCCAATACGCTGGCTCCGGCACCTGCGTCATCGAGGATGCCTCGGATGCGGCCCAGCGCCGCGCGCGCGTGCTGGTGGAGGACCAGGGCCCTGGCATCCCCGATCTGCAACTGGCGCTGAGCGACGGCTATAGCACCAGCGGCGGCCTGGGCGCCGGTCTGCCCGGCACCCGGCGACTGGTGGATGACTTCCACATCGAATCCGAACCCGGACGGACACGAGTCACCATTGCGCTGGCCAAACCCCGATAA
- a CDS encoding STAS domain-containing protein, translating to MKIPILRLDRVLLVSIQADLSDNDAMEFQSDLVTRVAEVEALGVAIDITALDVVDSYMARVINDTASMVRLLGAEVVICGVQPFVALTLVEMGRDLLGADCTFNLGEGLALLRQRIAKRGDVRFTEDEDV from the coding sequence ATGAAAATCCCCATTCTGCGCCTCGACCGCGTCCTGCTGGTTTCCATCCAGGCGGACCTGAGCGACAACGACGCCATGGAGTTCCAGTCCGACCTGGTCACCCGGGTGGCCGAGGTCGAGGCACTCGGCGTAGCCATCGACATCACTGCGCTCGATGTGGTCGACTCCTACATGGCACGGGTAATCAACGACACCGCCAGCATGGTGCGCTTGCTCGGCGCCGAGGTGGTCATCTGCGGCGTGCAGCCCTTCGTCGCCCTGACGCTTGTCGAGATGGGCCGCGACCTGCTCGGCGCCGACTGCACTTTCAACCTCGGCGAGGGCCTGGCGCTGCTGCGCCAGCGCATCGCCAAACGCGGCGACGTGCGTTTTACCGAGGACGAAGATGTCTGA